In Macrotis lagotis isolate mMagLag1 chromosome 8, bilby.v1.9.chrom.fasta, whole genome shotgun sequence, a single genomic region encodes these proteins:
- the PTPN23 gene encoding tyrosine-protein phosphatase non-receptor type 23 isoform X1 — translation MEAVPRMPMIWLDLKEAGDFNFQPAVRKFVLKNYGENPETYNEELKKLELLRQNAVRVPRDFEGCSILRKYLGQLHYLQSRIPMGLENEAAVPITWTEIFSGKSVTHEDIKYEQACILYNLGALHSMLGAMDKRVSEEGMKVSCTHFQCAAGAFTYLQEHFPHSYSVDMSHQILNLNINLMLGQAQECLLEKSMLDNRKSFLVARISAQVVVYYKEACRALENPETASLLGKVQKDWKKLVQMKTCYFAAVAHLHMGKQAEEQQKFGERVVYFQSALDKLNEAIKLAKGQPETVQDALRFTMDVIGGKFNSAKKDNDFIYHETIPALDTLQPVKGAPLVKPLPVNPTDPAVTGPDIFAKLVPMAAHEASSLYSEEKAKLLREMMAKIDAKNEVLDQFMDSLQLDPETVDNLDAYNHIPPVLMEKCAALSVRPDTVKNLVQSMQVLSGVYTDVEASLKEIKGLLEEDELLEQKVQEVSGQSGAVPAGGLPEVSREWAKYMEVHEKASFTNSELHRAMNLHISNLRLLSGPLDQVRAALPSPALTPEDKAVLQNLKRILAKVQEMRDQRLSLEHQLRELIQKDDITTSLVTTDRSEMKKLFEEQLKKYDQLRVYLDQNLAAQENVLKALTEANVQYAAVRRVLTELEHKWNSTLQTLVASYEAYEDLMKKSQEGKDFYADLESKVAALLERAKAACQAREAAFQQLLNRELKKKPPPRPTAPKPLLPRKEEGEALEPGDLPEELRSLPPDMLASHLTAFPQGALPSDAFLGAGALMPFPPGHFTVPASHYIPNQSPSPFPPGTYSGPPPLLQPSAPQPAGLPLPGLAPGPRLYPAPAYAPDPGLIPGSSPQRRAVGNHYALGPPGSGGGLPTAPPPRFISPELAPGIRPATTTVDSIQAPISSYTAPRPGPSPAPAPPRPCYPASQQGLPAVPYPYPVGVCQPFTPSSAQMPFPPAPRGELHPRPQPYASQVPFVAQPRPPAPIQHPPVFPPQTRVPAPTAQQPPFPFVTQPAVLGQLPPPLRTHLYPLPSQDPLPPHSGALPFPTPAPPQPPHTPLPGVQPLPPGTSAIPYCPTPAPRPQVPQAPSLPSQLPPGAPLPLRGPPPSSQPSPSPHPVPSPAPSPGPGPTTPHPSQADPPPFQRCNSSTADLLSSSPESQHGGSQPPGGGHPLLQPTKADATEGQRPQALRLIECDPYEQPQRLQQLQEELEAFRGLLDGGSGALDGVWRELQEAQERDARGRSIAIARCYSLKNRHQDIMPYDSNRVVLRSGKDDYINASRVEGLSSYCPPLIATQAPLPGTAADFWLMVHEQKVSVIVMLVSEAEMEKQKVAKYFPTERGQPLVQGPLSLVLSSVRTTDTHVERVLSLQFRDQSLKRSLVHLHFPTWPELGLPDSPGNLLRFIQEVHTHYLHQRPLHTPIVVHCSSGVGRTGAFALLYAAVQEVEAGNGIPALPQLVRRMRQQRKQMLQEKLHLRFCHEAVLRHVEQVLQRHGVAPPAACRPLTNPSVAQKVGRLGGGSGAWSLLSITLWKIPESLLSLLPQAYLPQDPQDLVLGADMPISSIQATIAKLSIRPQGGSGQEPPPLTFPSPAEPLSPTTTPNLELTSPPSPSPPSSPQPEIPEPKEEIQAPAAPSPGPSSSSLELLASLTPEAFSLDSSLRGKQRMNKQSFLQAHNGQGLRGTGASDDPLSLLDPLWTLNKT, via the exons TTCGTCCTAAAGAATTATGGTGAGAACCCAGAGACTTACAACGAGGAGCTGAAGAAGCTGGAGCTGCTGAGACAG AATGCAGTCAGGGTTCCTCGAGACTTTGAAGGCTGCAGCATCCTGCGAAAGTACCTGGGCCAGCTCCATTACCTGCAGAGTCGAATCCCTATGGGCTTAGAGAATGAGGCGGCTGTCCCTATCACATG GACAGAGATATTTTCTGGGAAGTCAGTGACCCATGAGGACATCAAGTACGAGCAGGCCTGCATCCTCTACAATCTGG GGGCTCTTCACTCCATGTTGGGTGCAATGGATAAGAGGGTGTCCGAGGAG GGCATGAAGGTTTCTTGCACCCATTTCCAGTGTGCGGCAGGTGCTTTCACCTACCTTCAAGAGCACTTCCCTCACTCATACAGTGTGGACATGAGCCACCAGATCCTCAACCTCAACATCAACCTCATGCTG ggCCAGGCTCAGGAATGCCTCCTGGAGAAGTCAATGCTGGACAATCGAAAGAGCTTCCTGGTGGCTCGCATCAGCGCACAG GTAGTTGTTTACTACAAGGAGGCTTGCCGGGCCCTGGAGAATCCTGAGACTGCCTCGCTGCTGGGCAAAGTCCAAAAAGACTGGAAGAAATTGGTACAGATGAAGACCTGCTATTTTGCTGCTGTGGCTCAT CTGCACATGGGGAAGCAAGCTGAGGAGCAGCAGAAATTTGGAGAGAGG GTAGTCTACTTCCAGAGTGCCCTGGATAAACTTAATGAAGCCATCAAATTGGCAAAG GGACAACCTGAAACTGTACAGGATGCTCTGCGCTTCACTATGGATGTCATTGGAGGAAA ATTCAATTCAGCCAAGAAAGACAACGATTTCATCTACCATGAGACTATCCCTGCCTTGGATACCTTGCAGCCTGTAAAAG gAGCCCCCTTGGTGAAACCCCTTCCAGTGAATCCTACTGACCCAGCTGTCACTGGCCCTGACATTTTTGCCAAGTTGGTACCCATGGCTGCCCATGAGGCCTCCTCACTGTACAG TGAGGAGAAGGCCAAATTGCTTCGTGAGATGATGGCTAAAATTGATGCCAAGAACGAGGTCCTAGA CCAGTTCATGGACTCCCTGCAGCTAGACCCAGAGACAGTAGATAATCTGGATGCCTACAACCACATCCCACCTGTGCTCATGGAGAAGTGTGCAGCCCTCAGTGTTCGGCCCGACACAGTGAAGAATCTTGTTCAGTCCATGCAGG TTCTGTCAGGGGTCTACACAGATGTCGAGGCCTCTTTAAAGGAGATCAAAGGTCTGCTTGAGGAGGATGAGCTTCTGGAGCAGAAGGTGCAGGAAGTCTCTGGGCAGTCAGGAGCAGTGCCAGCTGGGGGACTGCCCGAGGTCAGCCGAGAGTGGGCCAAGTACATGGAAGTACACGAGAAGGCCTCCTTCACCAACAGTGAGCTGCATCGAGCCATGAACCTGCACATCAGCAACCTGCGGCTGCTGAGTGGGCCACTGGACCAAGTGCGTGCTGCCCTGCCCTCCCCGGCTCTCACACCTG AGGACAAGGCTGTGCTGCAAAACCTCAAGCGGATCCTGGCTAAGGTGCAGGAAATGAGGGACCAGCGCCTATCCTTGGAGCACCAGCTTCGAGAGCTGATCCAGAAGGATGACATCACCACTTCCCTCGTCACCACAGACCGCTCAGAGATGAAG aAGCTCTTTGAAGAACAGCTTAAGAAGTATGATCAGCTCCGGGTATACCTGGACCAAAACCTGGCCGCCCAGGAGAACGTCCTCAAGGCGCTGACAGAAGCCAACGTGCAGTACGCGGCCGTTCGTCGAGTGCTTACAGAGCTGGAACACAA ATGGAACTCCACACTGCAGACCTTGGTGGCCTCCTATGAGGCCTATGAGGATTTAATGAAGAAATCCCAGGAAGGAAAGGATTTCTATGCTGACCTGGAGAGCAAGGTGGCAGCTCTGCTGGAACGGGCCAAAGCTGCATGCCAGGCCCGGGAAGCCGCCTTCCAGCAGCTCCTCAACAG GGAACTGAAAAAGAAACCTCCACCCCGGCCCACAGCCCCAAAGCCTCTACTACCccgaaaggaagaaggggaagctCTGGAGCCTGGGGACCTGCCTGAGGAGCTCCGAAGTTTGCCTCCTGACATGCTGGCCTCCCACCTGACTGCCTTTCCCCAGGGAGCCCTCCCCAGTGATGCTTTCTTAGGAGCTGGAGCTCTTATGCCTTTCCCCCCGGGTCATTTTACTGTCCCTGCATCCCACTACATTCCCAACCAGAGTCCCAGCCCCTTCCCCCCAGGTACCTATTCTGGACCTCCACCCCTCCTACAACCCTCAGCCCCTCAGCCTGCGGGACTGCCTCTGCCAGGCTTGGCTCCGGGCCCCCGCCTCTACCCAGCTCCTGCTTATGCCCCAGATCCTGGCCTAATTCCAGGCTCATCTCCTCAGCGCAGGGCAGTTGGCAACCACTATGCTCTAGGACCTCCTGGATCTGGTGGGGGTCTCCCCACAGCTCCCCCTCCTCGATTTATCAGTCCTGAGTTGGCTCCAGGGATCCGCCCTGCCACTACTACAGTGGACAGCATCCAGGCCCCCATCTCTAGCTACACGGCCCCCCGGCCTGGCCCCAGCCCAGCCCCAGCCCCCCCTAGGCCCTGCTACCCTGCCTCTCAACAAGGACTCCCAGCAGTACCCTATCCTTACCCTGTAGGGGTTTGCCAGCCTTTCACCCCCTCCTCAGCCCAGATGCCTTTTCCCCCAGCTCCCCGTGGTGAGTTGCATCCTCGGCCTCAACCCTACGCTTCCCAAGTGCCCTTTGTAGCTCAGCCTCGGCCCCCAGCTCCAATCCAGCACCCACCGGTCTTCCCTCCCCAGACAAGGGTCCCTGCTCCCACTGCCCAACAGCCCCCCTTTCCTTTTGTCACCCAGCCTGCTGTCCTGGGGCAACTCCCACCACCTTTGCGGACCCATCTTTACCCACTTCCATCTCAGGATCCCTTACCCCCCCATTCAGGAGCCTTGCCTTTCCCCACTCCAGCCCCACCTCAGCCTCCCCACACTCCGCTTCCTGGAGTTCAGCCCCTTCCACCAGGCACTTCTGCCATACCCTATTGCCCAACCCCAGCTCCTCGGCCCCAGGTTCCCCAGGCCCCCTCGCTACCTAGTCAGTTGCCTCCTGGCGCCCCCTTACCCCTCCGGGGCCCTCCACCCTCTAGCCAACCCTCTCCAAGTCCTCACCCTGTGCCTTCACCAGCCCCTTCCCCAGGGCCCGGCCCTACCACCCCCCACCCTTCCCAGGCAGATCCCCCACCATTCCAGCGCTGCAACTCTTCAACGGCCGATCTGCTCTCATCCAGCCCAGAGAGCCAGCATGGGGGGTCCCAGCCCCCGGGAGGTGGCCACCCTTTGCTTCAGCCCACCAAGGCAGATGCCACAGAGGGCCAGCGGCCCCAAGCCCTACGGCTGATCGAGTGTGACCCTTACGAGCAGCCACAGAGGCTCCAACAACTGCAGGAGGAGCTGGAGGCCTTCCGAGGGCTGCTGGACGGCGGCTCAGGGGCCTTGGATGGAGTCTGGAGAGAGCTGCAGGAAGCCCAGGAGCGGGATGCACGGGGCCGCTCCATCGCCATTGCTCGTTGCTACTCTCTCAAGAATCGGCACCAGGATATCATGCCTTACGACAGTAATCGGGTGGTACTTCGTTCTGGCAAAGATGACTACATCAATGCCAGCCGGGTGGAAGGACTCTCATCATACTGCCCCCCATTGATAGCCACCCAGGCCCCTCTCCCGGGCACTGCAGCCGATTTCTGGCTCATGGTGCACGAACAGAAGGTGTCAGTCATCGTGATGTTGGTTTCAGAGGCAGAGATGGAAAAG CAGAAAGTGGCTAAGTATTTCCCCACCGAGAGGGGTCAGCCTCTGGTCCAGGGCCCTCTAAGCCTGGTGCTGAGCAGTGTCCGGACCACCGACACCCATGTGGAACGTGTGCTGAGCTTGCAGTTCAGAGACCAAAGCCTCAAGCGCTCCCTCGTCCACCTGCACTTCCCCACTTGGCCAGAGCT GGGTCTCCCAGACAGCCCAGGGAACTTGCTTCGCTTCATCCAGGAGGTGCACACACACTACCTGCATCAGCGGCCTTTGCACACCCCCATTGTGGTACACTGCAG TTCCGGGGTAGGCCGCACAGGGGCCTTCGCGCTGCTGTACGCAGCTGTACAGGAAGTAGAAGCTGGGAATGGGATTCCTGCCCTGCCGCAGCTGGTCCGGCGAATGCGGCAACAGCGGAAGCAAATGTTACAGGAGAAG CTGCATCTCCGATTTTGTCACGAAGCAGTGCTGAGACATGTCGAACAGGTACTCCAGCGCCATGGGGTGGCACCCCCAGCTGCCTGCAGACCCCTTACTAACCCCAGCGTGGCCCAGAAGGTAGGAAGACTAGGAGGTGGCTCAGGGGCATGGTCCCTATTATCAATCACTCTGTGGAAGATTCCtgagtctcttctctctcttctccctcaggCCTATCTGCCACAGGACCCCCAGGACCTGGTGCTGGGTGCAGACATGCCCATCAGCTCCATCCAAGCTACCATTGCCAAGCTTAGCATCCGGCCCCAAGGGGGCAGTGGTCAGGAGCCGCCTCCTCTGACCTTTCCTAGTCCTGCTGAGCCTCTTAGTCCTACCACCACACCCAACCTGGAGCTCACCAGCCCTCCTtcaccttcccctccttcctccccccagcCAGAAATTCCTGAGCCTAAGGAGGAGATCCAAGCCCCAGCAGCCCCCAGCCCCGggccttcttcttcatctctagaACTCTTGGCCTCCCTGACTCCGGAGGCCTTCTCCCTGGACAGCTCCCTGCGGGGGAAGCAACGCATGAACAAGCAGAGTTTCCTACAGGCTCATAACGGACAAGGACTGCGAGGCACTGGTGCAAGCGATGACCCTCTAAGCCTTTTGGACCCACTCTGGACCCTAAATAAGACATGA
- the PTPN23 gene encoding tyrosine-protein phosphatase non-receptor type 23 isoform X2 — protein sequence MEAVPRMPMIWLDLKEAGDFNFQPAVRKFVLKNYGENPETYNEELKKLELLRQNAVRVPRDFEGCSILRKYLGQLHYLQSRIPMGLENEAAVPITWTEIFSGKSVTHEDIKYEQACILYNLGALHSMLGAMDKRVSEEGMKVSCTHFQCAAGAFTYLQEHFPHSYSVDMSHQILNLNINLMLGQAQECLLEKSMLDNRKSFLVARISAQVVVYYKEACRALENPETASLLGKVQKDWKKLVQMKTCYFAAVAHLHMGKQAEEQQKFGERVVYFQSALDKLNEAIKLAKGQPETVQDALRFTMDVIGGKFNSAKKDNDFIYHETIPALDTLQPVKGAPLVKPLPVNPTDPAVTGPDIFAKLVPMAAHEASSLYSEEKAKLLREMMAKIDAKNEVLDQFMDSLQLDPETVDNLDAYNHIPPVLMEKCAALSVRPDTVKNLVQSMQVLSGVYTDVEASLKEIKGLLEEDELLEQKVQEVSGQSGAVPAGGLPEVSREWAKYMEVHEKASFTNSELHRAMNLHISNLRLLSGPLDQVRAALPSPALTPEDKAVLQNLKRILAKVQEMRDQRLSLEHQLRELIQKDDITTSLVTTDRSEMKKLFEEQLKKYDQLRVYLDQNLAAQENVLKALTEANVQYAAVRRVLTELEHKWNSTLQTLVASYEAYEDLMKKSQEGKDFYADLESKVAALLERAKAACQAREAAFQQLLNRELKKKPPPRPTAPKPLLPRKEEGEALEPGDLPEELRSLPPDMLASHLTAFPQGALPSDAFLGAGALMPFPPGHFTVPASHYIPNQSPSPFPPGTYSGPPPLLQPSAPQPAGLPLPGLAPGPRLYPAPAYAPDPGLIPGSSPQRRAVGNHYALGPPGSGGGLPTAPPPRFISPELAPGIRPATTTVDSIQAPISSYTAPRPGPSPAPAPPRPCYPASQQGLPAVPYPYPVGVCQPFTPSSAQMPFPPAPRGELHPRPQPYASQVPFVAQPRPPAPIQHPPVFPPQTRVPAPTAQQPPFPFVTQPAVLGQLPPPLRTHLYPLPSQDPLPPHSGALPFPTPAPPQPPHTPLPGVQPLPPGTSAIPYCPTPAPRPQVPQAPSLPSQLPPGAPLPLRGPPPSSQPSPSPHPVPSPAPSPGPGPTTPHPSQADPPPFQRCNSSTADLLSSSPESQHGGSQPPGGGHPLLQPTKADATEGQRPQALRLIECDPYEQPQRLQQLQEELEAFRGLLDGGSGALDGVWRELQEAQERDARGRSIAIARCYSLKNRHQDIMPYDSNRVVLRSGKDDYINASRVEGLSSYCPPLIATQAPLPGTAADFWLMVHEQKVSVIVMLVSEAEMEKQKVAKYFPTERGQPLVQGPLSLVLSSVRTTDTHVERVLSLQFRDQSLKRSLVHLHFPTWPELGLPDSPGNLLRFIQEVHTHYLHQRPLHTPIVVHCSSGVGRTGAFALLYAAVQEVEAGNGIPALPQLVRRMRQQRKQMLQEKLHLRFCHEAVLRHVEQVLQRHGVAPPAACRPLTNPSVAQKAYLPQDPQDLVLGADMPISSIQATIAKLSIRPQGGSGQEPPPLTFPSPAEPLSPTTTPNLELTSPPSPSPPSSPQPEIPEPKEEIQAPAAPSPGPSSSSLELLASLTPEAFSLDSSLRGKQRMNKQSFLQAHNGQGLRGTGASDDPLSLLDPLWTLNKT from the exons TTCGTCCTAAAGAATTATGGTGAGAACCCAGAGACTTACAACGAGGAGCTGAAGAAGCTGGAGCTGCTGAGACAG AATGCAGTCAGGGTTCCTCGAGACTTTGAAGGCTGCAGCATCCTGCGAAAGTACCTGGGCCAGCTCCATTACCTGCAGAGTCGAATCCCTATGGGCTTAGAGAATGAGGCGGCTGTCCCTATCACATG GACAGAGATATTTTCTGGGAAGTCAGTGACCCATGAGGACATCAAGTACGAGCAGGCCTGCATCCTCTACAATCTGG GGGCTCTTCACTCCATGTTGGGTGCAATGGATAAGAGGGTGTCCGAGGAG GGCATGAAGGTTTCTTGCACCCATTTCCAGTGTGCGGCAGGTGCTTTCACCTACCTTCAAGAGCACTTCCCTCACTCATACAGTGTGGACATGAGCCACCAGATCCTCAACCTCAACATCAACCTCATGCTG ggCCAGGCTCAGGAATGCCTCCTGGAGAAGTCAATGCTGGACAATCGAAAGAGCTTCCTGGTGGCTCGCATCAGCGCACAG GTAGTTGTTTACTACAAGGAGGCTTGCCGGGCCCTGGAGAATCCTGAGACTGCCTCGCTGCTGGGCAAAGTCCAAAAAGACTGGAAGAAATTGGTACAGATGAAGACCTGCTATTTTGCTGCTGTGGCTCAT CTGCACATGGGGAAGCAAGCTGAGGAGCAGCAGAAATTTGGAGAGAGG GTAGTCTACTTCCAGAGTGCCCTGGATAAACTTAATGAAGCCATCAAATTGGCAAAG GGACAACCTGAAACTGTACAGGATGCTCTGCGCTTCACTATGGATGTCATTGGAGGAAA ATTCAATTCAGCCAAGAAAGACAACGATTTCATCTACCATGAGACTATCCCTGCCTTGGATACCTTGCAGCCTGTAAAAG gAGCCCCCTTGGTGAAACCCCTTCCAGTGAATCCTACTGACCCAGCTGTCACTGGCCCTGACATTTTTGCCAAGTTGGTACCCATGGCTGCCCATGAGGCCTCCTCACTGTACAG TGAGGAGAAGGCCAAATTGCTTCGTGAGATGATGGCTAAAATTGATGCCAAGAACGAGGTCCTAGA CCAGTTCATGGACTCCCTGCAGCTAGACCCAGAGACAGTAGATAATCTGGATGCCTACAACCACATCCCACCTGTGCTCATGGAGAAGTGTGCAGCCCTCAGTGTTCGGCCCGACACAGTGAAGAATCTTGTTCAGTCCATGCAGG TTCTGTCAGGGGTCTACACAGATGTCGAGGCCTCTTTAAAGGAGATCAAAGGTCTGCTTGAGGAGGATGAGCTTCTGGAGCAGAAGGTGCAGGAAGTCTCTGGGCAGTCAGGAGCAGTGCCAGCTGGGGGACTGCCCGAGGTCAGCCGAGAGTGGGCCAAGTACATGGAAGTACACGAGAAGGCCTCCTTCACCAACAGTGAGCTGCATCGAGCCATGAACCTGCACATCAGCAACCTGCGGCTGCTGAGTGGGCCACTGGACCAAGTGCGTGCTGCCCTGCCCTCCCCGGCTCTCACACCTG AGGACAAGGCTGTGCTGCAAAACCTCAAGCGGATCCTGGCTAAGGTGCAGGAAATGAGGGACCAGCGCCTATCCTTGGAGCACCAGCTTCGAGAGCTGATCCAGAAGGATGACATCACCACTTCCCTCGTCACCACAGACCGCTCAGAGATGAAG aAGCTCTTTGAAGAACAGCTTAAGAAGTATGATCAGCTCCGGGTATACCTGGACCAAAACCTGGCCGCCCAGGAGAACGTCCTCAAGGCGCTGACAGAAGCCAACGTGCAGTACGCGGCCGTTCGTCGAGTGCTTACAGAGCTGGAACACAA ATGGAACTCCACACTGCAGACCTTGGTGGCCTCCTATGAGGCCTATGAGGATTTAATGAAGAAATCCCAGGAAGGAAAGGATTTCTATGCTGACCTGGAGAGCAAGGTGGCAGCTCTGCTGGAACGGGCCAAAGCTGCATGCCAGGCCCGGGAAGCCGCCTTCCAGCAGCTCCTCAACAG GGAACTGAAAAAGAAACCTCCACCCCGGCCCACAGCCCCAAAGCCTCTACTACCccgaaaggaagaaggggaagctCTGGAGCCTGGGGACCTGCCTGAGGAGCTCCGAAGTTTGCCTCCTGACATGCTGGCCTCCCACCTGACTGCCTTTCCCCAGGGAGCCCTCCCCAGTGATGCTTTCTTAGGAGCTGGAGCTCTTATGCCTTTCCCCCCGGGTCATTTTACTGTCCCTGCATCCCACTACATTCCCAACCAGAGTCCCAGCCCCTTCCCCCCAGGTACCTATTCTGGACCTCCACCCCTCCTACAACCCTCAGCCCCTCAGCCTGCGGGACTGCCTCTGCCAGGCTTGGCTCCGGGCCCCCGCCTCTACCCAGCTCCTGCTTATGCCCCAGATCCTGGCCTAATTCCAGGCTCATCTCCTCAGCGCAGGGCAGTTGGCAACCACTATGCTCTAGGACCTCCTGGATCTGGTGGGGGTCTCCCCACAGCTCCCCCTCCTCGATTTATCAGTCCTGAGTTGGCTCCAGGGATCCGCCCTGCCACTACTACAGTGGACAGCATCCAGGCCCCCATCTCTAGCTACACGGCCCCCCGGCCTGGCCCCAGCCCAGCCCCAGCCCCCCCTAGGCCCTGCTACCCTGCCTCTCAACAAGGACTCCCAGCAGTACCCTATCCTTACCCTGTAGGGGTTTGCCAGCCTTTCACCCCCTCCTCAGCCCAGATGCCTTTTCCCCCAGCTCCCCGTGGTGAGTTGCATCCTCGGCCTCAACCCTACGCTTCCCAAGTGCCCTTTGTAGCTCAGCCTCGGCCCCCAGCTCCAATCCAGCACCCACCGGTCTTCCCTCCCCAGACAAGGGTCCCTGCTCCCACTGCCCAACAGCCCCCCTTTCCTTTTGTCACCCAGCCTGCTGTCCTGGGGCAACTCCCACCACCTTTGCGGACCCATCTTTACCCACTTCCATCTCAGGATCCCTTACCCCCCCATTCAGGAGCCTTGCCTTTCCCCACTCCAGCCCCACCTCAGCCTCCCCACACTCCGCTTCCTGGAGTTCAGCCCCTTCCACCAGGCACTTCTGCCATACCCTATTGCCCAACCCCAGCTCCTCGGCCCCAGGTTCCCCAGGCCCCCTCGCTACCTAGTCAGTTGCCTCCTGGCGCCCCCTTACCCCTCCGGGGCCCTCCACCCTCTAGCCAACCCTCTCCAAGTCCTCACCCTGTGCCTTCACCAGCCCCTTCCCCAGGGCCCGGCCCTACCACCCCCCACCCTTCCCAGGCAGATCCCCCACCATTCCAGCGCTGCAACTCTTCAACGGCCGATCTGCTCTCATCCAGCCCAGAGAGCCAGCATGGGGGGTCCCAGCCCCCGGGAGGTGGCCACCCTTTGCTTCAGCCCACCAAGGCAGATGCCACAGAGGGCCAGCGGCCCCAAGCCCTACGGCTGATCGAGTGTGACCCTTACGAGCAGCCACAGAGGCTCCAACAACTGCAGGAGGAGCTGGAGGCCTTCCGAGGGCTGCTGGACGGCGGCTCAGGGGCCTTGGATGGAGTCTGGAGAGAGCTGCAGGAAGCCCAGGAGCGGGATGCACGGGGCCGCTCCATCGCCATTGCTCGTTGCTACTCTCTCAAGAATCGGCACCAGGATATCATGCCTTACGACAGTAATCGGGTGGTACTTCGTTCTGGCAAAGATGACTACATCAATGCCAGCCGGGTGGAAGGACTCTCATCATACTGCCCCCCATTGATAGCCACCCAGGCCCCTCTCCCGGGCACTGCAGCCGATTTCTGGCTCATGGTGCACGAACAGAAGGTGTCAGTCATCGTGATGTTGGTTTCAGAGGCAGAGATGGAAAAG CAGAAAGTGGCTAAGTATTTCCCCACCGAGAGGGGTCAGCCTCTGGTCCAGGGCCCTCTAAGCCTGGTGCTGAGCAGTGTCCGGACCACCGACACCCATGTGGAACGTGTGCTGAGCTTGCAGTTCAGAGACCAAAGCCTCAAGCGCTCCCTCGTCCACCTGCACTTCCCCACTTGGCCAGAGCT GGGTCTCCCAGACAGCCCAGGGAACTTGCTTCGCTTCATCCAGGAGGTGCACACACACTACCTGCATCAGCGGCCTTTGCACACCCCCATTGTGGTACACTGCAG TTCCGGGGTAGGCCGCACAGGGGCCTTCGCGCTGCTGTACGCAGCTGTACAGGAAGTAGAAGCTGGGAATGGGATTCCTGCCCTGCCGCAGCTGGTCCGGCGAATGCGGCAACAGCGGAAGCAAATGTTACAGGAGAAG CTGCATCTCCGATTTTGTCACGAAGCAGTGCTGAGACATGTCGAACAGGTACTCCAGCGCCATGGGGTGGCACCCCCAGCTGCCTGCAGACCCCTTACTAACCCCAGCGTGGCCCAGAAG gCCTATCTGCCACAGGACCCCCAGGACCTGGTGCTGGGTGCAGACATGCCCATCAGCTCCATCCAAGCTACCATTGCCAAGCTTAGCATCCGGCCCCAAGGGGGCAGTGGTCAGGAGCCGCCTCCTCTGACCTTTCCTAGTCCTGCTGAGCCTCTTAGTCCTACCACCACACCCAACCTGGAGCTCACCAGCCCTCCTtcaccttcccctccttcctccccccagcCAGAAATTCCTGAGCCTAAGGAGGAGATCCAAGCCCCAGCAGCCCCCAGCCCCGggccttcttcttcatctctagaACTCTTGGCCTCCCTGACTCCGGAGGCCTTCTCCCTGGACAGCTCCCTGCGGGGGAAGCAACGCATGAACAAGCAGAGTTTCCTACAGGCTCATAACGGACAAGGACTGCGAGGCACTGGTGCAAGCGATGACCCTCTAAGCCTTTTGGACCCACTCTGGACCCTAAATAAGACATGA